GCGGAACAGATGGTCGAACTGCGAGCCGTCGCGCTGGAACTCGGTGCCCTCGTTGAACACCTTGCCGAACGTGTCCTGCACGAGCCTGATGTTCTCGCCGATGCCGATGCGCCCGCCCAGCTTCTCCTGGATATAGGGCGCGCCCGACAGGTGGTCGGCATGGACGTGGGTCTCGATCAGCCAGTCGACCGTCAGCCCGTTTTCGCGGACGAAGTCGATGATCCGGTCTGCGGATTCATAGGAGATGCGGCCTGCCGCATAGTCGATGTCCATCACGCTGTCGACGACGGCGCAGGCCTTGGACCCCGGGTCCTGGACCACATAGGAGATCGTGTTGGTCTGCGGGTCGAAGAAGGCGGTGACCTCGGGGCGGGTCGCCGGGTCGAGCGGATAGGTCGTCTCGGTCATGTGTCGTGCTCCATCGGTCGCGGATCGTTCCTGACGGGAGAGGAAAACAGGGTGGTTCAGGCCGGCAGCGGCGTGTGGGTGCGGCGGGCCTCGAAAAGGCGCACGGCGCCGATTGCCGCCACCAGGGCGCCGGCGAAGGCGAAGGGCTCGATCCTGCCGAGGCCGAGCGCCGGCATCACGCCGCCCGGGCAGAAGCCGGCGATGCCCCAGCCGATGCCGAACAGGGCCGCGCCGCCCAGAAGCCGGGCGTCGAGCGTGGTGCGGAGCGGCAATGCGAAGGCGGATGCCAGCACCGGCGCCGGACGGGTGAGGACCAGCCGGTAGCCGAGCATGGTGACCACCAGCGCGCCGCCCATCACGAAGGCCAGCGAAGGATCCCAGCTGCCGGCGAAGTCGAAGAAGTTCAGGACCTTGGCCGGGTTGGCCATGCCGGACAGCAGGAGCCCGGTACCGAAGACGAGGCCGATGAGGAAAGCGGAAACGATGCGGATCATCGGTCAGGCTCCGAACACGTGGCGGACGAGAAAGACGGTGATGGCGGTGGTCGCCATGAAGGTCAGAGTGGCGGCGATCGAGCGCACCGAGAAGCGCGCCATGCCGCATACGCCATGGCCGGACGGGCAGCCGTTGGCATAGGACACGCCGACGCCGGCAATCAGGCCGCCGGCCACCAGCATCGGCAGCGACACGGGCACCTCGATCTCCGGCAGGCTGCCGGTGGCGGCGAAAAGGACCAGCGGCGAGGCGATCATGCCTGCAAGAAACGCCAGGCGCCAGCCGCGCTCGCCGAGCGCCGCCATGCCGCCGGCATAGGGCGGAAGCAGCCCGCCGATCATGCCGCTGATGCCCGCGATGCGTCCCAGCAGCGCCATGGTCAGCACGGCGGCGAGGCCGATCAGCATGCCGCCCAGGGCCGAGGTAAGGGGAGTGAACTCGCTCATGTCGACGTCTCGCCAAACGGTGATTTTCAGGATCTTCCGAGGATGTGAGTCGCGACTTCTGTCAATGGCACTTTGGCACAGTTGCACTCACTCACCCATACGGGCTTCCTCGGATTGAAAATATATGCGAGCCAAATAAATTAGCAAGCATGAATATTCAAGATATGGAAAGTAAGGCTGACGAGGCCGCTGCCTTGCTCGCCTCCATGGCCAACAGCCGCCGGCTTCTGGTCTTGTGCCACCTCGTGCGCGGGGAATACAGCGTCGGCGCGCTGGCCGAACGGGTCGGCCTCAGCCAGTCGGCCCTGTCGCAACACCTTGCGAAGATGCGGGTTCAGGGCCTGGTCGAGGCCCGGCGCGAGGGCCAGACGGTCTATTACCGTCTGGCCGGCCAGGAGGTCCTGGCCGTGCTCGAGGCGCTTTACGGCATCTATTGCGGTGTGGACGCGGCACCCGAAGACGGTTCCGGCGGCGCCTGACCCGGGCGCGGCAGGTCCACGGCCTCGCCGCCCAGTGCCACCGTCGAACCGTCGCTGCGCATCTTCAGCACGACCCCCGGCAGCCCGTTCAGCGGGTTCTCGTCCGCCTGCGGCAGGTCGCGGTCGGCGCGCGGCGCCGACAGCTCGTTGAGCGGGCGCAGGATGCGTTCGTGGATCAGCGAGCCGACCCGCAGCGGCAGCCTTTCGCCGGTCTCCGTCACGATCTCGAAGCGCGTCTGCCAAAGCCGCAGGACCCAGCGCCCGCCATCCGCGCTTCCCTCCGTGCCGCTGGCCTCCTCGTCCTCGTCGCGCCGCACCAGCACCAGGTCGGCGCCGCGTCCGTTCTGGATGCGCGGCAGCGCGGGCAGGTCTTCCGGTGCGGTCTGCCCGGTCAGGAAGCCGGCAAAGGTGGTGAGCGACCAGCCCGGCGCGGGCCGGTAGCCGTCCTGCGCCAGCGCTTCGGCCAGCGCCTCAGGATCGCCGCTCCATTGCAGGATCAGCGGTTCCTCGCGCTCGCCGCTCAGTTCGATCCGGTGTGCCGGGATCTTTTCCCAGCCTCCGGACAGCCACTCCTGGCTTGTCAGGGTCTCGACCGGCTTGGTCGGGCGGTACATTTCCCGTGCCCGGTCGAAATCGCGCGAGACATGGACGCCGCCGACCACCGCCAGCGTCACGACGGTCAGGGCCGCCAGCGACCAGCGGCCGATCTTCTCGTTGTGCACCGATCCGAAGACGAAGGCGAAGGTCGCGACCATCGCCGTGCCGAAGGTGATGCCGCCGACCACGTCGCTCATCCAGTGGGCGCCGAGATAGATCCGCGAGAAGGCGACCGCGCCGATCAGCGGCACGGCCAGCGAGAAGATGCCGGCCTTGATCAGGGGCGAGCGGTCATGGGCGACCAGCACCGCGATGATGCCGAACAGCACCGCCGTCAGCGTCGCGTGACCGGAGGGGAAGGACAGCGCGTCGGCGCCGGTATAGATCTCGATCGGCCGTTCGCGCTGGAACAGCATCTTGAACAGCGGCACGAAAACCGCCGCGCTGGCGATCGCGATCATCAGGCCGGTGGCCCGTCGCCAGGCCTTGCGTGCGAATAGATAGGCGATGACCACCGCTGCCACGGCCGCGATCACCACCCCGTCGCCGAGCATGGTGATGAAGGTCATGATGTCGTCGCCGACTGGCGTGCGCAGGTCCTGGAACAGGTTGCGGATCGATATGTCGGCGCGGTTCAACCCGTTGTCGGGCGAGATTGCCGCCGCCAGCGCCACGAACAGCGGCACGGTGACGATCAGCAGCAGCGCCGAGACGATCATGCCGGCCGAGCGCGGATGCGCCGGATCCAGCATCTGCGCGAGCCAGAGGCTGAAGCGGTCGCGCCGCGAGCCCAGCCATTCGACCACCTTCAGCCGGCTGCCGGCATAGAGCGGCAGCACGATCAGGATCAGCCAGCGGGCGATCATCACCGCGACGAACAGCAGCACCAGGAGCACGCCGAGCACGGTCGCAAGCCGACCGCTGATCTCGCCCAGCGCGCTGAAGGCGGTGCCGGCGATGACGCCGGGGCCCAGATGCACGATGGCCCAGACGATGGCCGAGGTGACGTTGATGAAGGTGAAGCGGCCGACCGGCATGCCGACCATGCCGGCAATCCCCGGCACGATGGCCTTCACGCCCGGCACGAAGCGGCCGATGAACACGCTCTTGCCGCCATGCAGCAGGAAATAGGCCTCTCCCCGCTCCACCAGCGTCCGGTAGCGGTTGAACGGCCAGACCGACTTGATCCGGTGCTTGTAGACATGTCCGACCCAGTAGGAGATCGCGTCGCCCGCAATGGCGCCGAGCGTCGTCCAGAGCAGGATCGGCCAGGGATCGAGCTTGCCGAGCCCGACCAGCGTTCCCGCGCCCACCAGAACCACGGTCGAGGGCACGAACATGCCGATGATGAACAGCGCCTCGCCCATGGCGATCGTGAACACGACCACGTTGGCAAGAAGCGGATTCTCGCCGATGAAGGCGACAAGCTGATTGAGAAGGTCGGTCACGAGACGCGGCCCGGCATGAACTGTTTCCTGGCTGGCGCGGGCGGAATTCCCCGGCGCGGCCCGCTACATGTACGTCCTGCGGCCGGGTTCGCCAATCCTCGGAAGGAGCATTTTTCCCGTTCCGCTCCGCAGCTTGGCGCACAGCATATGACAGGCGCCATCCCTGCGACTATATGAGGCGCCCGTTCGCCGCGTGCCGGGACGGACCGCCGGCCATTGCATCGCGGCGGCATGCGCGGCACCTTGATGGCCGCATGCGGCACGCGCCCGGCGGCATGACAGCAGGAGAGCAGCGCCCGTGTTCCAGTCGGCTTCCCTTCCCCTCGATCTCTCCCGAACCGATTTCGACGCGCTCGAGCCGAAGCTTCGCACCGAACTTCTGGCCGCCCAGCGCGAGGTGATCGAGAAGAAGCCCTTCTCCGTGCTGGTGGTGATCGCCGGCGTCGACGGCGCCGGCAAGAACGACGCCATCGCCCGCCTGCACGAATGGCTCGACGTGCGCTACGTCACCTGCAACGCCTATGACGAGGAGACCGAAGAGGAGCGCGGCCGCCCGGACCTGTGGCGCTACTGGCGCGACCTGCCGGCGCTGGGCGAGACCTCCGTCGTCGTCTCCTCCTGGTACAACGAACCGCTGCGCTGCTTCGTGCAGGGCGAGATCGGCGAGGCTGAGTTCGAGCGGCGGCTCGCCCGGATCAACCGGTTCGAGGGACTGCTGGCCAGCGAGAACGTGCTGGTGCTGAAATTCTGGTTCTCGCTCACCGCGGAGGCGCAAAAGCGCCGGCTCAAGGGGCTGGGCCGCAAGGACCGGGCCCGCCGCATCCTGGCCGAATGGGCCGATATCGCCCATGCCAGCGGCGCCCAGGCCGCGTTCGAGCGTGCCGCCCTTGCCACCTCCACTCCGGCCGCGCCGTGGATCGTCATTCCCAGCGACGATGCGCGGGCCCGCGATCTTGCGCTCGGCCGGTGCGTCGAGATGGCGATCCGCCGCCGGCTGGAGGCGGCGCCGAGCGATCCGCTGGCCCTGCCCGCCGTCGTCGCCCGGATCGAGCGGCGCAGCGCGGTCGAGGCGGTCGACCTGTCCTCGCGCCTGTCGAAGCACCGCTATCGCACCGAACTCGACCGCCTGCAGGGCGAGCTGGCCCGCCTCGTCGACCGCAAGGCATTCCGCGACCGCTCGCTGGTCGTCGCCTTCGAGGGCAACGATGCCGCCGGCAAGGGCGGCGCGATCCGCCGGGTGATTCGCCCGCTCGATCCGCGCCGCTACCGCGTCCACCGGATCGCCGCGCCCAGCGAGGAGGAGCACGCCCATCCCTGGCTGTGGCGGTTCTGGAACCGGCTGCCGCGCCGAGGCCACGCGGCGATCTTCGACCGTTCCTGGTACGGGCGGGTGCTGGTGGAGCGGGTCGAGGGCTTCTGCAGCGAGGCCGAGTGGGCGCGCGCCTACAACGAAATCAACGAGTTCGAGGCCGAGCTCACCGACGCCGGGGCCATTGTCGTCAAGTTCTGGCTGGCGATCAGCCGGCAGGAGCAGCTTGCCCGCTTCAAGGAGCGGGAGGAGACACCCTACAAGCAGTTCAAGATCACCGACGAGGACTGGCGCAACCGGCTGAAATGGGACCAGTACGCTGAGGCGGCCGGCGACATGGTCGACCGGACCTCGACCAGTTTCGCGCCCTGGCATCTCGTCGCCGCCGAAGACAAGCGCTTCGCCCGGGTCGAGGTGCTGCGCCATCTGGTCGGGCGGCTGGAGGACTCGCTGTAGGGCGCGCGCTCATTCCACGCCGGAGGTGAAGCTCCGGCGAAACGCCCGCGGCGACAGGCCGGCCGCGGCGGAAAACACCCGGGAGAAATGCCCCGGATCGGCAAAACCCAGCCGATAGGCGATGTCGGCGATCGCACCCTGCGTGTAGGCCAGAAGCCGCCGCGCCTCCAGCATCTGGCGTTCGCGCAGCACCGCGGAGGCCGGCTGCCCGAGCGCCTGCCGGCAGGCGCGGGTCAGGTGCGGCGTGGTCACCGCGAGCGCTGCCGCATAGGGCTCCAGGGCGTGCCACTCCCGGTAATGCGCGTCGACCAGCGCCTGGAAACGCGCGGCGAGCCGGATGGCGGCACTGCCCGCCCCGGCCCGCGGCTCGGCCTGCGGATCGGCCTCCAGCAGCCTCAGCGCCCAGATGAAGGTCAGCGTCGCCAGCGCGGCCAGCGCCTCGCCGCGATTCGCCCGGCGGCCCTGCTGCTCGGCCAGAAGCGCCTCCAGCTCGGGCGGTGCGGTGCGGGCCTGGCCGATGCGAACGCCCAGCAGGTGCCCTTGCGGGTCGATGCGTGCGCGGATCGGTTCGAACACCGCAACCGGCAGGGTCAGCACCGTGCCGGCGCTGCCCGGCAGGAAACGGAACCCGTGTGCGACGCCCGCCGGCATGTTCAGGAAACTGGCCGCCCCGAGCGTGCTCTCGCCCTCCTCGCCGATCAGCACCCCGCCGCCGCGCTCGATCCAGAACAACTGGTGCAGAGAGGGGTGCCGATGCCGCGCGATGCGCCAGCGGCGCGGCCCGCTGCGCACCGAAAGATGTTCGATATGCAGCGTATCTGGGAGGCCGGATCCTTCCGGTTCCCCATAAAGTTCATAGTCGGGCAGAGACGGCAATGTTCGATTCATCCCTGTATTTGACCGAATTCTGCATTCCCTTGTCCAGCGCTTCGCGCCCATTCTCGACACAAAGGCACGCCGTTTCGCAGGCCGATCTCGTCGAGGACCCTTGCGCATGACCCCCGCTTTCTCCGGCCAGAAGCCTGTCGATGTCCCTGCCCGCACCGGTGTGGTCATCGTCGGCGGCGGACCTTCCGGCCTGCTGCTGTCCCAGCTGCTGCACCTTGCCGGCGTTGACAACGTGGTTCTGGAGCGCCGCTCGCGCGCCTATGTGCTCTCGCGCATCCGCGCCGGCGTCCTGGAACAGGGCACGGTCGATTTGCTGCGCAAGGCCGGTGTCGGCGCCCGCATGGACCGCGAGGGGCTGGTGCACGACGGCGTCGAGATCGCTTTCCACGACCGACGCCTGCGCATCGATCTCGCCGATCTGACCGGCGGGCGTACCGTCATGGTCTACGGTCAGACCGAGGTGACGGCGGATCTGTACGCCGCGCGCGATGCCATGGGCGGCGCGGTGGTGCACGAGGCGGAGGACGTTGCCCTGCACGATCTGGAAGGCACGCAGCCCTTTGTGACCTTCCGCCTCGGCGAGACTGTCCACCGTATCGATTGCGATTTCGTCGCCGGTTGCGACGGCTTCC
This genomic window from Stappia sp. 28M-7 contains:
- a CDS encoding DUF6691 family protein, producing MIRIVSAFLIGLVFGTGLLLSGMANPAKVLNFFDFAGSWDPSLAFVMGGALVVTMLGYRLVLTRPAPVLASAFALPLRTTLDARLLGGAALFGIGWGIAGFCPGGVMPALGLGRIEPFAFAGALVAAIGAVRLFEARRTHTPLPA
- a CDS encoding YeeE/YedE family protein, producing the protein MSEFTPLTSALGGMLIGLAAVLTMALLGRIAGISGMIGGLLPPYAGGMAALGERGWRLAFLAGMIASPLVLFAATGSLPEIEVPVSLPMLVAGGLIAGVGVSYANGCPSGHGVCGMARFSVRSIAATLTFMATTAITVFLVRHVFGA
- a CDS encoding helix-turn-helix transcriptional regulator, which produces MESKADEAAALLASMANSRRLLVLCHLVRGEYSVGALAERVGLSQSALSQHLAKMRVQGLVEARREGQTVYYRLAGQEVLAVLEALYGIYCGVDAAPEDGSGGA
- a CDS encoding bifunctional DedA family/phosphatase PAP2 family protein produces the protein MTDLLNQLVAFIGENPLLANVVVFTIAMGEALFIIGMFVPSTVVLVGAGTLVGLGKLDPWPILLWTTLGAIAGDAISYWVGHVYKHRIKSVWPFNRYRTLVERGEAYFLLHGGKSVFIGRFVPGVKAIVPGIAGMVGMPVGRFTFINVTSAIVWAIVHLGPGVIAGTAFSALGEISGRLATVLGVLLVLLFVAVMIARWLILIVLPLYAGSRLKVVEWLGSRRDRFSLWLAQMLDPAHPRSAGMIVSALLLIVTVPLFVALAAAISPDNGLNRADISIRNLFQDLRTPVGDDIMTFITMLGDGVVIAAVAAVVIAYLFARKAWRRATGLMIAIASAAVFVPLFKMLFQRERPIEIYTGADALSFPSGHATLTAVLFGIIAVLVAHDRSPLIKAGIFSLAVPLIGAVAFSRIYLGAHWMSDVVGGITFGTAMVATFAFVFGSVHNEKIGRWSLAALTVVTLAVVGGVHVSRDFDRAREMYRPTKPVETLTSQEWLSGGWEKIPAHRIELSGEREEPLILQWSGDPEALAEALAQDGYRPAPGWSLTTFAGFLTGQTAPEDLPALPRIQNGRGADLVLVRRDEDEEASGTEGSADGGRWVLRLWQTRFEIVTETGERLPLRVGSLIHERILRPLNELSAPRADRDLPQADENPLNGLPGVVLKMRSDGSTVALGGEAVDLPRPGQAPPEPSSGAASTPQ
- the pap gene encoding polyphosphate:AMP phosphotransferase → MFQSASLPLDLSRTDFDALEPKLRTELLAAQREVIEKKPFSVLVVIAGVDGAGKNDAIARLHEWLDVRYVTCNAYDEETEEERGRPDLWRYWRDLPALGETSVVVSSWYNEPLRCFVQGEIGEAEFERRLARINRFEGLLASENVLVLKFWFSLTAEAQKRRLKGLGRKDRARRILAEWADIAHASGAQAAFERAALATSTPAAPWIVIPSDDARARDLALGRCVEMAIRRRLEAAPSDPLALPAVVARIERRSAVEAVDLSSRLSKHRYRTELDRLQGELARLVDRKAFRDRSLVVAFEGNDAAGKGGAIRRVIRPLDPRRYRVHRIAAPSEEEHAHPWLWRFWNRLPRRGHAAIFDRSWYGRVLVERVEGFCSEAEWARAYNEINEFEAELTDAGAIVVKFWLAISRQEQLARFKEREETPYKQFKITDEDWRNRLKWDQYAEAAGDMVDRTSTSFAPWHLVAAEDKRFARVEVLRHLVGRLEDSL
- a CDS encoding helix-turn-helix domain-containing protein, with protein sequence MPSLPDYELYGEPEGSGLPDTLHIEHLSVRSGPRRWRIARHRHPSLHQLFWIERGGGVLIGEEGESTLGAASFLNMPAGVAHGFRFLPGSAGTVLTLPVAVFEPIRARIDPQGHLLGVRIGQARTAPPELEALLAEQQGRRANRGEALAALATLTFIWALRLLEADPQAEPRAGAGSAAIRLAARFQALVDAHYREWHALEPYAAALAVTTPHLTRACRQALGQPASAVLRERQMLEARRLLAYTQGAIADIAYRLGFADPGHFSRVFSAAAGLSPRAFRRSFTSGVE